GGCGCATATTGTCCATGTAGCCCGGATGAGCCAACGGGTCGCGCGAATGCGCGCCCGATGACAGGCTCCGCGAATTCCGGGGCGGTGTAAGAGTGGTCCCGGATGCGCTGCGCTCATCCGGGCTACGAAGCTGAACATGACTTCACGTTCTCGCGGCATGATCTGCCCGGAGTTTTGCAAGAAAACCTTGCTCCTCTGAAATCAGAGGGCGCAGGGAAGACCGGATGCGCGCTGCACCCGCGGTCTCATGTGCGATGCGTAGTAAAAATGCTGCACACGAGCATACAGGTTCAGCGGAGAACACCCGGCCTTCCCTGCGCAATGGCTTTACGGCTTATACGATTTCGTCCTGGTGACCGGCTTTCTTGCCACCATCATCGACGTCGGCTTTCGCTTCCGCCAACTTGACGCCAGCACCGGGGCGTCGGACCCAAACGATTTCGCCGTACGCTCTTGCCGCGCTCGTCAGTCGCAGCCTTCGCGTCCACCGCTCCCTGCCCCTCGTTTGCGACGATGGCCGACGCCCCTTGGTGGGACAGGATGGCGGGAGTTGAACGACTGATTTGCCCGACGGCGCCAGCGGAATATTTTTGTGCCAAGGGCTGGACCAACATCTGGTGTGATTTGCCCGTCGGGTAAGCGCGGAAGTTGTGTCTGTCCGCACGCCCCTAGAGCCGTTTCCGTTCCGTTAGAATCGGAACGGAGCTCTAGATTTTTGATTTGACGCGTTTTCTTGACGCGAGCCGGCGTCCACTTCGCTTGAAAGCGCTTTAGTGAACCGCGCTGCCGGACTTCGACGAACGGCCGCCGCGGATCACCGGCGCCGGCGCCACCACCGGCGGCTCGACCTTCACTTCCGGCTTCGCGTCCTGGCATCGGTTCTTTCGCCAGGCTTCCTCGGCCAGTTTCGACTGGCCGCGCACCGCGATGTATTCGTTGCGATAGGCCAGCTCAGCCACCACAGGCCCGGCAACGCCGGTTTCCGCCTTCGCCATCAGGCCC
The Bradyrhizobium sp. KBS0727 genome window above contains:
- a CDS encoding twin-arginine translocation pathway signal; protein product: MPATLSDRQPISRTALALALLVLGAALSGCAEMNDSMTLAFADPAKYDLYECKQLEPERKNLANRQAELQGLMAKAETGVAGPVVAELAYRNEYIAVRGQSKLAEEAWRKNRCQDAKPEVKVEPPVVAPAPVIRGGRSSKSGSAVH